A stretch of the Cucurbita pepo subsp. pepo cultivar mu-cu-16 chromosome LG16, ASM280686v2, whole genome shotgun sequence genome encodes the following:
- the LOC111776926 gene encoding probable WRKY transcription factor 13, with translation MGSKSQLLLNPQQALFEDQDHQTPPISQMGFFNFPSNPFENPNFSTSNNNNNNSDTNLNLSETLLFSSMNLPLKPSPFYEFAPPHLLSLQTSTPNLWPWGEIGKRSNENQLGISTMKMKKIKGRRRVREPRFSFKTLSDVDVLDDGYKWRKYGQKVVKNTQHPRSYYRCTQDHCRVKKRVERLAEDPRMVITTYEGRHVHSPSHDSEDSEAQTHLNNFFW, from the exons ATGGGTTCCAAATCCCAACTCCTATTGAACCCACAACAAGCTTTGTTTGAAGATCAAGATCATCAAACACCACCAATTTCTCAAAtgggtttcttcaatttccctTCAAACCCCTTTGAGAATCCAAATTTCTCAACCtccaacaataataataataattccgACACCAACCTTAATCTCTCCGAAACCctacttttttcttctatgaATTTGCCCCTCAAGCCCTCCCCTTTCTATGAATTTGCACCTCCACACCTCCTTTCCTTGCAAACTTCCACTCCAAATCTATG GCCATGGGGAGAGATTGGGAAGAGAAGCAATGAAAATCAATTGGGAATTTCAacaatgaagatgaagaagatcaaaggaagaagaagagttcGAGAGCCAagattttcattcaaaacccTAAGCGATGTGGATGTTCTTGATGATGGTTACAAATGGCGGAAGTATGGCCAGAAAGTTGTCAAGAACACACAGCATCCtcg AAGCTATTACCGTTGTACACAAGATCACTGTAGGGTAAAGAAACGAGTGGAGAGATTAGCTGAGGATCCAAGAATGGTGATTACAACTTATGAAGGAAGACATGTTCATTCTCCTTCTCATGATTCTGAAGACTCTGAAGCTCAAACCCATCTCAATAATTTCTTCTG GTAA